In Candidatus Zixiibacteriota bacterium, the genomic window GTGTTGACGGCGTACGAAAATGTTGAGCTGCCCCTGCTGCTGTACAAACTTTCCAAAGCCGACCGCCGCAAGCGCGTCGAAACGGCGCTCTCGATTGTCGGTCTCGGCGACCGCATGGATCACTACCCGCGACAGTTGTCGGGCGGTCAGGAACAACGCGTAGCCATTGCGCGCGCCATTGTCGCCGATCCGACGTTGCTGCTGGCCGACGAACCGACCGGTGATTTGGACAAGGCCTCGGCGGAAGAGATCATGACCCTGCTGACGCGGCTGAACAAGGAGTTCAACAAGACCATCATCATGGTGACGCACGATCCCCGCGCGGCGGACAAGGCCTCGTTGATCCGAAACCTCGACAAAGGCGAGCTGGCGTAACGATATGCTGATGAAATTGATTCTTCGTAACGCGCTCCGCCACAAGCTGCGTACGATTCTGACCATTTTGGGTCTGGCCGTTGCGGTGATGGCGTTCGGGCTGATTCGCACGGTGATCGATGCCTGGCACGCAGGTGTCGAAGCCGCAGCGCCGGATCGGCTCATTACCCGGCATGCCGTGTCGATCGTGATGACCCTGCCGCTCTCGTATCGCGATCAGCTGCTCAAGGTTGACGGCGTTAAAGATGTGACCTACGCCAACTGGTTTGGCGGCATCTATGTCGACCCGGACAACTTCTTCGCGCAGTTTGCAGTAGACAAGGACAGCTACTTCCGCATTTTCCCGGAATTTCAGATTTCCGCCGAGGCCAAGCAGGCGTTTGACGCAAATATCCGCGCGGTCATCGTCGGTCAAAAACTGGCGGATCGGTTTGGCTGGAAAGTCGGCGACCGCGTAACTCTGATCGGCACGATCTATCCCGGTGACTGGGACTTTGATGTCGTCGGGATTTATAAGGGGCGCGACGAGACAATTGACGAGTCGGCGTGGTTTATGCGCTGGGACTATCTCGACGAACGGGTCAAGCAGGAGTTCCCCGGGCGCTCCGGCGAGATCGGCTGGTACGCACTGCAGTTGGCTGACCCCAATCGCGCCGCGGAGATTTCGGCGGCGGTTGATGCGCATTTCAAGAATTCCTCGTTTGAAACGCTGACCGAGACCGAGAAGGCCTTTGCGATGTCGTTCGTGCAAATGTCGAGCGCCATTCTCGTGCTGATGACAGTGATGTCGTGGCTGATCATCGGCGTGATCATGATGGTTCTGATCAACACGATGGTGATGACGGCGCGCGAGCGGATCACCGAGCACGCGTTTATGAAGTCCATGGGCTTCCAGAACTACCATCTTTTTGGCCTGATCACGGGCGAATCGCTGGTGATCTCGGCCCTGGGCGCCGGACTCGGATTAATCCTGCTGGCGATGATGGTCAATGTCATGAAAGCCGGCCTGAGCGCCTGGTTCCCGATCTTCACCGTCCAGCCGTTGACCTGGATTTTGGTCGTGGTGATTGCGGTGGCGATCGGATTGGTGGCGGCAATCTTCCCGGTACAAAAGGCGCTGCGCATGCGGATTATCGACGGCCTGCGCGTCGTGGATTGATGAGGTGCAATGATGATTCCTCCGAGTTATACGATAAGAAATCTAGTCAATCATAAGATCACCTCGGCATTGACGGTCCTGGGTGTGACGCTGGTGGTGTTTGTGTTCACCGCCGTTTTGATGCTCGCGCACGGGCTGCTTGAGACGTTAGTGACAACCGGGGCTGACGACAATATTGTCGTGATCCGCAAGGCCTCGCAGACCGAGGTCACCTCGATCGTTTCGGGCGAGCAGGCCGACATCGTGTCAACCTTCCCCGAAATCAAGCAGGACAGCGAAGGCAAGGCTGAGTGCACGCGCGAGATGTACGCGATCATCAGCCTGGCGAAACGCAGCGAGGAGGGAACTTCCAACATCGCGGTACGCGGTGTCACCGAGAAGTCTCTGACGCTGCGGCCCGACGTGAAGATCATTGAAGGCCGGATGTTCCGGCCGGGTACGGCGGAAATCATCGCCGGCAAGTCGGTGGCGCGTCGCTTCCGTGGCTGCGAGGTCGGCGAGACGGTGCGCTTCAACGCGCGCGATTGGACCGTCGTCGGCGTGTTCGACGCCGCCGGCACGGCGTTCGACTCCGAAATCTGGGGGGATATCGCGCAAATGCAGGATGTGTTCCGGCGCGGCGACTACGTCTCCTCAATCACGATGAAGCTGAACGATCCGTCGCAATTGGCGGCGGTGCAGTCGCGGATCGAGGGTGATCCGCGGTTGCCCTTGGAGGCCAAGGCGGAGAAGGAGTACTACAAAGCGCAATCCAAGGCGACGACCGAGTTCATCACGCTGGTGGGAATCTTGATCTGCGTGATCTTCTCCTTCGGCGCTGTTGTTGGCGCGATGATTACGATGTACGCCGCCGTGGCGAATCGCACCAAAGAGATCGGCACGCTGCGCGCGCTGGGCTTCAGCCGCCTGAGCATCCTGTTCACATTCTTGTTTGAGGCAGTACTGATCAGTCTGATCGGCGGCGTGCTCGGGTTGGCGGCGGCCAGTTTCCTGAAATTCGTGCAGGTGTCGACGGTCAATTTCAACACGTTTACGGAGTTGGCCTTCAATTTCAGCCTCAATCTCCCGACGGCGATCGCGGCCCTGATTTTTGCGCTCGCGATGGGCTTTATCGGCGGTTTCCTGCCGGCGGTCCGCGCTTCGCGACTCAAGATCGTTGACTCGCTGCGCACAACTTAGTCGGGCGACGCCGAAATCGGGAGGGAGAACACCGAGCGGCCTGGCGACATTAAAGCTGTTGACAGGCCGAGGGGCTGCCGATATATTCTGCAGACAAGTTCGCCTGGGACATGGTGAAATGGTATCACAGCTGACTCTGGATCAGTTATTCGGGGTTCGAATCCCTGTGTCCCAGCTTTAGAACCCGTCGCCGCATCCCCCCATGTGAATTTTTTCGCAAAAATGCAAAGATTTGCTTGACAAAAGGCAAATCGGACTATATTTACAGATTACAGAGTCCGATATCTTGTATTGGAGATGTTGATGTTATCCAAGAGCTGTGTTTATGCGATTCGAGCGGCGTTGCTGGTTTCGGTCAAGAGCTACCGGCAGGACAAGCACTTTGTGCCGATCCGTGAACTGGCCGAGGAACTCGATTTGTCCTTTCACTTCCTCACCAAGATTCTCCAATATCTGACCGAAGCCAAGATCATGGAATCGTTCCGGGGACCGAACGGCGGCGTCGGACTGGCGCGACCGGCGGCGGAGATCTCTCTGCTGGACATCATCAGCGCCATTGACGGCACGGACATGTTTTCGAGCTGTGTGCTCGGCCTGCCCGGTTGCGGTGAGAACACACCATGTCCGCTGCACGAGCAATGGGCCCGCAAGCGGGAAGAGCTGCGGCGGTTTTTTGAACGCTCCAACCTGGCCGGACTGTCGCGGAACGTCATCGCGGAAAAACTCCGCAACTAAGCCGGAGAGGCGGCCGAAACGATGTTTTGGTGCACCATTGCAGACAACAGACTCCGATATCTTGTACATGAGAACCACATTTGGCGGATAATCAGGCCGACCGTTGTGTCCTCCGCGACGCGCGGTGGTCAGAAAGGATTAAACAGATGTTTCAACGAATTGCGGTAATTGCTCTGGTACTGGCGGCAATTGGCATAACGGCCTATGTCGTCGGTTGCGCCGGTAAGCCGGAGACCGACGCCGAGCGCCTGGCCCGGTGGACGGCGGGTAACTTCACCAGCTTCGAACTCCAAAACGGCATCGGACCGATCAAGGAAAAGCTGGAGGTGGGGCCGGTTAATGCCAGCCGGGCGGCTCGCGGCGAAGAGCTGTTTACCCAGAAGTGTGCAACTTGCCACCAGTTAGACGGCAAGAAGACCGGGCCGGCGTTGCGCGAAATCACCAAGCGCCGCTCACCGGAGTACGTTTTGAATCAAATTCTAAATCCCGATCAAATGGGCAAGCTGCACCCGGACGGTAAGCAGATGGTTGCGCAGTACATGCAGTACATGACGATTCAGGGCATCACAATGGATGACGCGCGCGCGCTGTTGGACTTCCTGCGCAGTGAAGCTGACAAAGCACCGCAGGCGGCAAAATAACCGGCGCAAGCTGGTCGCACGGGAGAAACCATGAAAGAAGGAGTTGAAACGATGAGAGCAGCAAGACGGCGCGGAATGTGGTTGTTGGTTATGGCCATTGCGGCCACCGCACTGCTCAACGGTTGTTCGCTGCAAGAGGAAAACGCCACAGCATCGCCGGCAGCACAGAAGGTCTATATCGCTCCCGGCAGCTACGACGAATTTTACGCATTTATGTCGGGCGGATTCTCCGGGCAGGTGAGCGTCTACGGGCTGCCCTCGGGGCGCTTGCTACGCGTGATCCCGGTTTTTTCGCAGAATCCGGAGAACGCGTACGGCTATTCCGAAGAGACGAAAGCGATGCTCGAAACCACGCACGGTTTCGTTCCGTGGGACGATGCACATCACCCGAAGCTGTCGCAGACCAACGGGGTCGCGGACGGCCGCTGGCTCTTCATCAACGGCAACAACACGCCGCGAATTGCCCGGCTGAACCTGGCTACGTTTGAAACCGACGAAATCCTGGAAATTCCGAACAGCGCCGGCAATCACGCCTCGCCGTTCCTGACGGAAAACACGGAGTATGTAGTCGCAGCGGTGCGCTTCAGCCTGCCGATCCCGCAGAAGGATGTGCCGATCGCATCCTACAAAGAGAATTTCCGCGGGTCATTTTCGTTCATCAAAGTTGACCCGCAGAGCGGACACATGGCCATCGCGTTCCAGATCCTGATGCCGGGTCTGAACTACGACCTGGCGCATGCCGGCAAAGGGCCGTCGCACGGCTGGTCGTTCTTCACCAGTTACAACTCGGAGCAGGCGAATACGCTGCTTGAAGTTAACGCCTCCCAGAACGACAAGGACTACATTGCCGCGGTCAACTGGAAGATGGCGGAGGAACTGATTGCTTCCGGCGCCGGCGAGGAGATGGCGGGAGAATACTGCCACAACTACCTCGGTGCCGATCGGATTGCACGCTCGGAAAAGCTCAACGGCACCAAAGTCCTCCGGCCGCAGGACCATCCGGGACTGGTGTATTTTATCCCGACGCCGAAATCGCCGCACGGTTGCGATATCGATCCGTCGGGTGAGTATATTGTTGCCGGCGGCAAGCTGGCGACGGTGATCCCGGTGCATTCGTTTTCGAAAATGCTGAAGGCGATCGAGGCGAAAGACTTCGACGGTGAACTTGACGGCATCCCGATCCTGAAATACGACGCGGTGCTGGCCGGCGAAGTGCAGAATCCGGGGCTCGGTCCGCTGCATACGGAGTTTGACGGCAAGGGCTACGCCTACACGTCGATGTTTGTGTCGTCGGAAATCGTCAAGTGGAAGCTGGGCAGCTGGGAAGTGGTTGATCGGATGCCGGTTTATTATTCGATCGGGCACCTGCTGATCCCCGGCGGCGACAGCCGCCGACCTTGGGGCAAGTATGTCATTGCTCTCAACAAAATCACGAAGGATCGCTACCTCCCCACCGGCCCGGAGATCACGCAGTCGGCGCAGCTGATCGACATCACCGGCGAGAAGATGCAGATGTTGCTCGACTTCCCGACGGTCGGCGAGCCGCACTACGCCCAAGCGATTCCGGCGGATCTCATCACGAAGAATTCGGTCAAGTACTTCTCGATGCAAGAGAACACGCACCCGTATGCCGCCAAGTCCGAAAGCGAGGCCCGCGTCGAACGCAACGGTACGGATGTGCACGTCTACCTGACCACGATTCGTACCCACTTCGTGCCGGATAACATCGAGGGGATACAGGTCGGCGACAAAGTCTACTTTCACGTCACCAACCTCGAACAGGATTGGGATGTGCCGCACGGATTCGCCATGATCGGCGCGCAGACGACCGAACTGCTGGTCATGCCGGGCGAGACTCGCACGATCATCTGGGAGCCGAAGCGGGTCGGCGTTTTCCCCTTCTACTGCACCGATTTCTGCTCTGCTCTACATCAGGAGATGGAGGGGTGGATTCGAGTATCGCCGAAGGGCAGCAATGTCCCGCTGAAATTCGGGACCGGAGTGTAACGTGAAAGGCGGCCGACCGTGGCAACGCTGGTTGCCGCGGCCGGCCAAACCAGAGGTCAGATGAGCAAGACTTCCCGCGCGATCCTGTTGGTGGCTGCCCTGATGTTGTCGGCAACCTACTTTCTGCCGCTGTGGCAGATTCAACTGAAGGCGCCGCAGTACCCGGAGGGGCTGGGTATCCAGATCTGGATCAATAAAATGACCGGGATCAACGAGGGTGACCTCAACAAGATCAACAACCTGAACCACTATATCGGGATGAAGACGATTCAACCTGACTCGATCAAAGAACTGCAGATCATGCCGTGGGTGATGCGTGGAGTGATGATCCTCGGCATCGCGCTGGCACTGGTGGCGCGACCGAGATATCTGTGGATCTGGCTGGCGGTCTTTGCCGTCGTTGCGATCGCGGGTCTGGTGGACTATTACATCTGGGGGTACGATTATGGGCATAATCTGGATCAAGCCAAAGCGATC contains:
- a CDS encoding Rrf2 family transcriptional regulator, which produces MLSKSCVYAIRAALLVSVKSYRQDKHFVPIRELAEELDLSFHFLTKILQYLTEAKIMESFRGPNGGVGLARPAAEISLLDIISAIDGTDMFSSCVLGLPGCGENTPCPLHEQWARKREELRRFFERSNLAGLSRNVIAEKLRN
- the nosZ gene encoding Sec-dependent nitrous-oxide reductase, whose protein sequence is MWLLVMAIAATALLNGCSLQEENATASPAAQKVYIAPGSYDEFYAFMSGGFSGQVSVYGLPSGRLLRVIPVFSQNPENAYGYSEETKAMLETTHGFVPWDDAHHPKLSQTNGVADGRWLFINGNNTPRIARLNLATFETDEILEIPNSAGNHASPFLTENTEYVVAAVRFSLPIPQKDVPIASYKENFRGSFSFIKVDPQSGHMAIAFQILMPGLNYDLAHAGKGPSHGWSFFTSYNSEQANTLLEVNASQNDKDYIAAVNWKMAEELIASGAGEEMAGEYCHNYLGADRIARSEKLNGTKVLRPQDHPGLVYFIPTPKSPHGCDIDPSGEYIVAGGKLATVIPVHSFSKMLKAIEAKDFDGELDGIPILKYDAVLAGEVQNPGLGPLHTEFDGKGYAYTSMFVSSEIVKWKLGSWEVVDRMPVYYSIGHLLIPGGDSRRPWGKYVIALNKITKDRYLPTGPEITQSAQLIDITGEKMQMLLDFPTVGEPHYAQAIPADLITKNSVKYFSMQENTHPYAAKSESEARVERNGTDVHVYLTTIRTHFVPDNIEGIQVGDKVYFHVTNLEQDWDVPHGFAMIGAQTTELLVMPGETRTIIWEPKRVGVFPFYCTDFCSALHQEMEGWIRVSPKGSNVPLKFGTGV
- a CDS encoding cytochrome c, yielding MFQRIAVIALVLAAIGITAYVVGCAGKPETDAERLARWTAGNFTSFELQNGIGPIKEKLEVGPVNASRAARGEELFTQKCATCHQLDGKKTGPALREITKRRSPEYVLNQILNPDQMGKLHPDGKQMVAQYMQYMTIQGITMDDARALLDFLRSEADKAPQAAK
- a CDS encoding ABC transporter ATP-binding protein, producing MTETLVQVRNVSKSYYRDSLEIPVLRNISFDIPAGQFLALMGPSGSGKTTLLNLISGIDQPTAGDLMVAGENIARLSQGQLAKWRSQHIGLVFQFYNLLPVLTAYENVELPLLLYKLSKADRRKRVETALSIVGLGDRMDHYPRQLSGGQEQRVAIARAIVADPTLLLADEPTGDLDKASAEEIMTLLTRLNKEFNKTIIMVTHDPRAADKASLIRNLDKGELA
- a CDS encoding ABC transporter permease, translated to MMIPPSYTIRNLVNHKITSALTVLGVTLVVFVFTAVLMLAHGLLETLVTTGADDNIVVIRKASQTEVTSIVSGEQADIVSTFPEIKQDSEGKAECTREMYAIISLAKRSEEGTSNIAVRGVTEKSLTLRPDVKIIEGRMFRPGTAEIIAGKSVARRFRGCEVGETVRFNARDWTVVGVFDAAGTAFDSEIWGDIAQMQDVFRRGDYVSSITMKLNDPSQLAAVQSRIEGDPRLPLEAKAEKEYYKAQSKATTEFITLVGILICVIFSFGAVVGAMITMYAAVANRTKEIGTLRALGFSRLSILFTFLFEAVLISLIGGVLGLAAASFLKFVQVSTVNFNTFTELAFNFSLNLPTAIAALIFALAMGFIGGFLPAVRASRLKIVDSLRTT
- a CDS encoding ABC transporter permease, yielding MKLILRNALRHKLRTILTILGLAVAVMAFGLIRTVIDAWHAGVEAAAPDRLITRHAVSIVMTLPLSYRDQLLKVDGVKDVTYANWFGGIYVDPDNFFAQFAVDKDSYFRIFPEFQISAEAKQAFDANIRAVIVGQKLADRFGWKVGDRVTLIGTIYPGDWDFDVVGIYKGRDETIDESAWFMRWDYLDERVKQEFPGRSGEIGWYALQLADPNRAAEISAAVDAHFKNSSFETLTETEKAFAMSFVQMSSAILVLMTVMSWLIIGVIMMVLINTMVMTARERITEHAFMKSMGFQNYHLFGLITGESLVISALGAGLGLILLAMMVNVMKAGLSAWFPIFTVQPLTWILVVVIAVAIGLVAAIFPVQKALRMRIIDGLRVVD